A genomic segment from Streptomyces sp. TLI_235 encodes:
- a CDS encoding iron complex transport system permease protein: MPPVPATNATRASDTARGGGTVRAGAVAAGLTLALALSLTLAVSLGAVDVPPGEVWTILTRHLTGRPPEPGTRHLIVWQLRAPRALLAAVVGAGLGLVGTAVQALVRNPLADPYLLGISSGATLGAVTVTVLGTATGTGLGLGLSGAAFAGALTAFALVWTLARRGGGFAPLRLVLAGVGIGHFLAGFTSFLVLQAGDEQRTRGVLFWLMGSLGGTTWSQLALPAGAVALGALHLQARARALNALTVGDETATGLGVDVTRLRRELFTVTSLLTGVMVAVSGAIGFVGLLVPHVCRLVVGGDHRRLLPLAALTGAVLLTAVDTLARTALATQEVPIGVVTALLGAPVLLYLLDRRPEHR; this comes from the coding sequence ATGCCCCCCGTCCCCGCCACGAACGCCACTAGGGCCTCCGACACGGCCCGCGGTGGCGGCACCGTCCGGGCCGGGGCGGTGGCCGCCGGCCTCACCCTCGCCCTGGCGCTCTCCCTCACCCTCGCCGTCTCCCTCGGCGCGGTGGACGTCCCGCCCGGCGAGGTGTGGACGATCCTCACCCGGCACCTCACCGGACGCCCGCCCGAGCCCGGTACCCGCCACCTGATCGTCTGGCAACTACGCGCCCCGCGCGCCCTCCTGGCAGCCGTCGTCGGCGCAGGCCTCGGCCTCGTCGGCACCGCCGTGCAGGCCCTCGTCCGCAACCCGCTCGCCGACCCCTACCTGCTCGGCATCTCCTCCGGCGCCACCCTCGGTGCCGTCACCGTCACCGTGCTCGGCACCGCGACCGGCACCGGCCTCGGGCTCGGCCTCTCCGGCGCCGCCTTCGCCGGCGCCCTCACCGCCTTCGCGCTGGTCTGGACGCTCGCCCGGCGCGGCGGCGGCTTCGCCCCGCTGCGCCTGGTGCTCGCCGGGGTCGGCATCGGCCACTTCCTCGCCGGCTTCACCAGCTTCCTCGTGCTGCAGGCCGGCGACGAACAGCGCACCCGCGGCGTGCTGTTCTGGCTGATGGGCAGCCTCGGCGGCACCACGTGGAGCCAACTGGCCCTGCCGGCCGGGGCCGTGGCGCTCGGCGCGCTCCATCTGCAGGCCCGCGCCCGCGCCCTGAACGCGCTCACCGTCGGCGACGAGACCGCGACCGGCCTGGGCGTCGACGTCACCCGGCTGCGCCGCGAACTGTTCACCGTCACCAGCCTGTTGACCGGCGTGATGGTCGCCGTCTCCGGTGCGATCGGCTTCGTCGGACTGCTCGTGCCGCACGTCTGCCGGCTCGTCGTCGGTGGCGACCACCGGCGCCTGCTACCGCTCGCCGCCCTCACCGGGGCCGTCCTGCTCACCGCGGTCGACACCCTCGCCCGCACCGCCCTCGCCACCCAGGAGGTCCCGATCGGCGTGGTCACCGCGCTGCTCGGCGCCCCCGTGCTGCTCTACCTGCTGGACCGCCGACCGGAGCACCGATGA
- a CDS encoding iron complex transport system substrate-binding protein has translation MRARALCGLATALALLTSACASDGGAPASGAPASAAATGGFPVRTTDCAGTETAFDAPPRRIVTSNAAALEMLLELGGGDRVIGTGFPPGTGTMPAELADDAAAVPVLGRGVIAKEKLLGSGADLYVDTFAAMGAMGGGMGAAPTEQEFAAAGIKHVFLHSTACADRLKGPQQDLAEVEADIRRLGAITGTAVRAEELVARMERTVGSVRTAVAAVPADRRPSYFFFDADAGTKQPMAACGRQVAHAVITLAGARNVFADCQATFKPVSWEDVVAADPDWIQLGVRNRGSEAETRKAYEQAEAFLRDFPATRGLRAVREGHFVRIGSEVTTIAGVRNADTVVAVARAVHPGLTVDGR, from the coding sequence ATGCGTGCTCGCGCCCTGTGCGGCCTGGCCACCGCCCTCGCCCTGCTCACCTCCGCCTGCGCGTCCGACGGCGGCGCCCCCGCCTCCGGCGCCCCGGCGTCGGCCGCCGCCACCGGTGGGTTCCCCGTCCGCACCACCGACTGCGCCGGCACCGAGACGGCCTTCGACGCGCCGCCCCGGCGGATCGTCACCAGCAACGCCGCCGCACTCGAGATGCTGCTCGAACTCGGCGGCGGCGACCGGGTGATCGGCACCGGCTTCCCGCCCGGCACCGGCACGATGCCCGCGGAGCTCGCGGATGACGCCGCCGCCGTCCCCGTCCTCGGCCGCGGCGTCATCGCGAAGGAGAAACTGCTCGGCTCCGGCGCCGACCTGTACGTCGACACCTTCGCCGCGATGGGGGCCATGGGCGGGGGCATGGGCGCCGCACCCACCGAGCAGGAGTTCGCCGCCGCCGGCATCAAGCACGTCTTCCTGCACTCCACCGCCTGCGCCGACCGGCTCAAGGGCCCCCAGCAGGACCTCGCCGAGGTCGAGGCGGACATCCGGCGGCTCGGTGCGATCACCGGCACCGCCGTCCGCGCCGAGGAGCTGGTGGCCCGGATGGAGCGGACCGTGGGGTCGGTCCGCACCGCGGTCGCCGCCGTCCCCGCCGACCGCCGCCCCTCCTACTTCTTCTTCGACGCGGACGCCGGCACCAAGCAGCCGATGGCCGCCTGCGGCCGCCAGGTCGCCCATGCCGTCATCACGCTCGCCGGCGCCCGCAACGTCTTCGCCGACTGCCAGGCCACCTTCAAGCCGGTCTCCTGGGAGGACGTCGTCGCCGCCGACCCCGACTGGATCCAGCTCGGCGTGCGCAACCGCGGCAGCGAGGCGGAGACCCGAAAGGCCTACGAGCAGGCCGAGGCCTTCCTCCGCGACTTCCCCGCCACCCGGGGCCTGCGGGCCGTCCGCGAGGGCCACTTCGTCCGGATCGGCTCCGAGGTGACCACGATCGCCGGAGTCCGCAATGCCGACACGGTCGTCGCCGTCGCCCGCGCCGTGCACCCCGGTCTCACCGTGGACGGCCGGTAG
- a CDS encoding iron complex transport system ATP-binding protein, whose translation MRIDIENLTVTLAGREVLGGAHLIAAEGEIAGLVGPNGSGKSTLLRTVYRHLRPHAGRVLLAGRDLRTFGAAEAARHIAALPQERGAEVDLTVREMVALGRTPYQRAFAGESATDRDLVAAALAEVGLQGQEHRGFASLSGGERQRALLARAFAQEPDVLVLDEPTNHLDVQHQIDLLALLRARRRTTLISLHDLNAAASLCDRLHVLHDGTVVASGPPREVLTADLLAEVFGVRAAVVEHPLTGDPLIAFDHRGPATT comes from the coding sequence ATGAGGATCGACATCGAGAACCTGACCGTCACCCTGGCCGGTCGGGAGGTGCTCGGCGGCGCCCACCTGATCGCCGCCGAGGGCGAGATCGCCGGCCTCGTCGGCCCCAACGGCAGCGGCAAGTCCACCCTGCTGCGCACCGTCTACCGCCATCTGCGCCCGCACGCCGGGCGGGTCCTGCTGGCCGGCCGCGACCTCAGGACGTTCGGCGCCGCCGAGGCGGCCCGGCACATCGCTGCCCTGCCGCAGGAGCGCGGCGCGGAGGTGGACCTCACCGTCCGCGAGATGGTCGCCCTCGGCCGCACGCCCTACCAGCGGGCCTTCGCCGGCGAGTCGGCCACCGACCGCGACCTGGTCGCCGCCGCCCTCGCCGAGGTCGGCCTGCAGGGCCAGGAGCACCGCGGCTTCGCCTCGCTCTCCGGCGGCGAGCGCCAACGCGCCCTGCTGGCCCGGGCCTTCGCCCAGGAGCCGGACGTGCTGGTGCTGGACGAGCCGACCAACCACCTCGACGTGCAGCACCAGATCGACCTGCTGGCCCTGCTCCGGGCCCGCCGCCGCACCACCCTGATCTCGCTGCACGACCTCAACGCGGCCGCCTCGCTCTGCGACCGGCTGCACGTGCTGCACGACGGCACGGTGGTGGCCTCCGGTCCGCCGCGCGAGGTGCTGACCGCGGACCTGCTCGCCGAGGTCTTCGGTGTCCGCGCGGCGGTGGTCGAACACCCGCTCACGGGCGATCCGTTGATCGCCTTCGACCACCGGGGGCCGGCGACGACCTGA